The following is a genomic window from Nitrospira sp..
TGGGGTTGGCGGCGGCGACGGTTGCCCAAGAAGACGACCGTGTGACGGTCGAACCGGCCTTGGCCCGTAACGCAGCCACGTTGATTCTGGCTCGTTGCACGGTGTGCCATACGACCGATCTGATCTCCCAGCAACGACTACCGGAAGAGCGCTGGAACGCGACGGTGCAGAAGATGACCCATTGGGGCGCAGACCTGTCCAAGGACGAAGCGACCTTGCTCGTACGATATCTCGCGGCGCGTTATCACCCAGGCGCGCCGGATCAGCTGCCGTCCGTTGAAAATGAGTTGGCCGCGGGTGAGCCGCCACGGGGACAGGATCTGGCGGCAGAGAGTCCGCTCATCGGTGTGGCGGCGCGGGGTTCGGGGATCTATGCGCATAATTGCCGAGCCTGTCATGGCGAAGGCGCCGTGGGCGGGGCCGGGCCGAAATTGGCGCGCAATGTCATCCTCAAGAACGAAGGGGCATTTTGGGAAACGGTGCTCCATGGTCGCGGTCCGATGCCGGCCTGGGGGTCGGTGCTCAGCCATCAGGACATCGCAGATGTCCATGCTTGGCTCACCGCGCTGTCCGAAACGCGAAATGCCGAATGATGAACTCAGAACTGAATTCTATCGGCGATGGAGGTTCATGATGGGGAGACGACAGGTCATGGTGCTCGGAGGGGTGCTGTTGGTGGGGCTGATCGTTGGGACATTCCCCCGGCTGTTGTTCGGCAACGACCAGAGTCGAGCGAAGGAGCTGGTGCAGCAGACCTGCGCCGGCTGCCATCGTTTGGAAGGGGCTCCATCCTCCCGCCTGGAAAAGAAGGCGCCGGACTTGATCGGCGCCGGCAGTAAGTTCAAACAGGAGTGGCTGGTCGGCTGGCTGACAGGTAAAGAACAACCACTCTATGCAAAGAGCTACCGATGGGACCAGTCTCACACTTCTCAACCCCACATGACCCTGCCTCAGTCCGATGCGGAAGCGATCGTCACGTACCTCGAAACCGACTTTGCCGATCCGAAGGTCAAGGCGGGCGCGATCGATATGACGACCTTCAGTAAGCAGGAGGCGGCGTTCGGTGAGAAAATTTTCAAGGAGCATGCCTGTATCGGTTGTCATCAAGTCCGTGAGGGTGACCGGGTCGTCGGTGGTCCGCACAGCACGTCCCTGGCAGAGGCCGGGAAGCGGCTCAAGGCGGATTGGATCTATCGGTTCAACTCCAATCCTCCGGACTATGTTCCGCACAGCGGAGAATTCGTGGGCGATGTGAGCGAGTTGGGCCTGCGCTATGTGACGGGATACATCGCGACCAGAGGGTGGGAGGATTTCCCTTACTACGAGCCCTGGAAGAGCGAACCGTTCGGACATGCGAGTCTGGATCGCGGTCAGGTGATTTACAAGGAGTATTGTGCCCAGTGCCATGGCGCGACCGGCAAGGGAGATGGCCCTGCCGCATCGGGGTTGGAGCCGAGGCCGGCCATCCACGCCAACATTCCTTTCGAGAAGGTGCCGACCGACTATCTCTATAACGTGATCTATTACGGCGGACGGGCGGTGGGAAAATCACCCGCCATGCCCTACTGGGGCCTCACGATCGGGCAACAGGGAGTTGCGGACGTGATGGCCTATTTGAAGGCGACGTTCAAGGGGGTGCCGGAGGTCGCGGCGGCGTCGAGCAAAGGCGGAAATACAGCCTGCGTGCAACCTCGCAAGACCGCGAAGGCGCCGCAGGAGTTCTTGGTGAAGACCAATCCGTTGCCCAATTCGGATGCGACGATCCATGCGGGGAAAACCCTGTTTCTGCAGACGGCCCAACCTGTGGCCTGCGCGATGTGTCATGGCGACAAAGGCAACGGGCAAGGGTTCATGGGCGCGGCGTTGCTTCCGCCGCCCCGCAACTTCACCTGCGGCGCGATGATGAAGGACATTCCGGACGGACAGCTGTTCTGGATCATCAAGAACGGCTCGCCCGGCACCGGCATGATGTCGTTCGCCGGGCTGCCGGATGATCAGGTCTGGCAGTTGATCGCGTACGTGCGGAGTCTGGCGAAATGAACATGTGAGCGGGCGTCTTCCTATGCCGCCATGACAACGTTCGGCTCCCGGGAGTCTGTATGGACCGTTCCATCATCGCTATGCTGGCCAGGACCGCCGATGGGGCTATGTTGGCGGATGAGCATGGACAGGTGATTTTCTGGAACCGCACCGCAGAGCGATTGTTGGGGTTCAAGGCCTGTGACGTGCTCGGTCGTCCCTGTCATGAGGTCATGCGAGGGGAGACGGTGAGCGGCCATTCCTTCTGCTCGCCGTCGTGTACCGTGGCGCACCAACTCGGCTGCGGCGGAGCCGTGCGGCACTTCGACATCAGAACCCATACCAAGGCCGGGAAGGTCATGTGGTTGAACGTGAGTTCGTTGCCCGTGCCGTCCAGGAAACCGAACCGGTTTCGGTTCGTCCATCTCTTTCGGGACATCTCGAAGCAAGCCAAGGCCCGGTCCTTGATCGATGAATTACACAGTGTCCTCTCGCCGAAGGAGAACCTTGTCGCGGCTCGCCTCAAGCTCCCTTCGGCTCCTCATTACGTTTCCGATGCCCTCCCTGAACTTTCGGCGGACCTGCCCCTGAGCACGCGTGAACGCGACGTGTTGCGGCGCCTGGGTTCCGGCCAGACCACCAAAGCGATTGCCGACGGTCTTTGTATCAGTCTCGCCACGGTTCGCAACCACATCCAACACATTCTCGAGAAGCTGGGAGCGCACAGCCGTCTCGAAGCTCTCGCGATCGCCTTCCATCG
Proteins encoded in this region:
- a CDS encoding Cytochrome c, class I; its protein translation is MGRRQVMVLGGVLLVGLIVGTFPRLLFGNDQSRAKELVQQTCAGCHRLEGAPSSRLEKKAPDLIGAGSKFKQEWLVGWLTGKEQPLYAKSYRWDQSHTSQPHMTLPQSDAEAIVTYLETDFADPKVKAGAIDMTTFSKQEAAFGEKIFKEHACIGCHQVREGDRVVGGPHSTSLAEAGKRLKADWIYRFNSNPPDYVPHSGEFVGDVSELGLRYVTGYIATRGWEDFPYYEPWKSEPFGHASLDRGQVIYKEYCAQCHGATGKGDGPAASGLEPRPAIHANIPFEKVPTDYLYNVIYYGGRAVGKSPAMPYWGLTIGQQGVADVMAYLKATFKGVPEVAAASSKGGNTACVQPRKTAKAPQEFLVKTNPLPNSDATIHAGKTLFLQTAQPVACAMCHGDKGNGQGFMGAALLPPPRNFTCGAMMKDIPDGQLFWIIKNGSPGTGMMSFAGLPDDQVWQLIAYVRSLAK
- a CDS encoding Transcriptional regulator, LuxR family; this translates as MDRSIIAMLARTADGAMLADEHGQVIFWNRTAERLLGFKACDVLGRPCHEVMRGETVSGHSFCSPSCTVAHQLGCGGAVRHFDIRTHTKAGKVMWLNVSSLPVPSRKPNRFRFVHLFRDISKQAKARSLIDELHSVLSPKENLVAARLKLPSAPHYVSDALPELSADLPLSTRERDVLRRLGSGQTTKAIADGLCISLATVRNHIQHILEKLGAHSRLEALAIAFHRNVRSS